The Alphaproteobacteria bacterium genomic interval TTTCGACCGCAGGGGCAAGGAAGTCGGCCGCCTCGAAGGCGGTGCGGAATGGGATTCGCCCGAGGCCCTCGCCCTCCTACGCTGGTTCATCGACAACCGCGGCTGACCGCTTCCGGCCCACGCCAGGTGCCGCTAGGATCGCCACCATGACCCAAAGCCTCGACCTCAAGGGCCTCAAATGCCCGCTCCCTGTCCTGCGCGCCAAGAAGACGCTCAAGTCGATGGCCCCCGGCGAAACCCTCGAGGTGCTCGCGACCGACCCCGGCGCGGTTAAGGACTTCCCCGCCTTTTGCCAGACCACCGGCAACACCCTCGAATCCTGGTCCGAGACCGACGGCGTCTTTCGCTTCGTCCTTAGGAAAAAAGCCTGATCTAGCTCCGGCGGAACGCCGTCGCCGCCACCCAGCCGCTGGCCAGCGCGATCACGATCGCGATGATCCCATAGAGCGCAGGATGATCGTGGGCGAGGTCGAAAATCGTGCGTTCGAGACCGGCCTTGCGGATCGCGAGCGGGCTCGACTGCTGATCGACAATGGCGCCGCCGCGCAGCAAATAGGTGTGCACGGTATAGTCGCCCTCCGGCGCGTTGGCCGGAAACACGATGGACGTCCGAAACAACCGCTCGCGGAACCGCACGCTGCCCTCGGCCTCGAAATAAAGGTCGTCGCGCCGTTTGTTGCGCAGGATCGCCTCGCGGAATTGCGCCAGTTCCTCGGGCGCCATCGCCGGCCCATCGCCCTTGACGTCCAAATCGAGATAGGTACCGCCCATCCGGTGCCGTGCCCGCACGGCGCGCGCCGCGATATCTTGGATCGGGCCACTCGACGCGACCGCGTAATAGGCGGGCACGTCCCGGAAGGTTACCGACTGCCGGTTCATCCAGATCCCGCCGACCCTAGCCTTTCGGCGGATCACCAAGTCCTCGCGCGGCCCCTCGACCACGACCACGACGTCGCTCGGCCCATCGACTGCCCCAAACAGGAGAATGTCCTGCCCGGTAAAGTTCGAGGTGATCGAGATCGAATCAGACGACATGTCGGCAACCAGTCCCTGTGCCGTCGCGCCGCC includes:
- a CDS encoding sulfurtransferase TusA family protein: MTQSLDLKGLKCPLPVLRAKKTLKSMAPGETLEVLATDPGAVKDFPAFCQTTGNTLESWSETDGVFRFVLRKKA
- a CDS encoding TIGR02186 family protein; the protein is MTRVFAACFCMTLGITLAAGGATAQGLVADMSSDSISITSNFTGQDILLFGAVDGPSDVVVVVEGPREDLVIRRKARVGGIWMNRQSVTFRDVPAYYAVASSGPIQDIAARAVRARHRMGGTYLDLDVKGDGPAMAPEELAQFREAILRNKRRDDLYFEAEGSVRFRERLFRTSIVFPANAPEGDYTVHTYLLRGGAIVDQQSSPLAIRKAGLERTIFDLAHDHPALYGIIAIVIALASGWVAATAFRRS